One stretch of Bacteroidota bacterium DNA includes these proteins:
- a CDS encoding T9SS type A sorting domain-containing protein encodes MNANITADIIFGFIPGALLKDTVTLWYHPYYEVPLFTNRMDEIQPASNAQILFTDAVSNKAVGIRTIDPNNRWQSYFLAFDWMALEVRSDTSVAKYQYPFLDPKYKWIVDIQNIGKIFANIAGTLNVQVQQVVPTDFKLYQNFPNPFNPTTTIDYQIPSTQFVTIAIYDILGKEVNLVLKKEQMAGRYSIQWNAGNAPSGVYFYRLTAGNFSETKRLLLLK; translated from the coding sequence GTGAACGCAAACATTACTGCCGATATTATTTTTGGATTCATTCCCGGTGCTCTCTTGAAAGACACGGTAACGTTGTGGTATCATCCCTACTATGAAGTGCCTCTGTTTACAAATCGCATGGATGAAATACAGCCTGCTTCCAATGCCCAAATTCTGTTTACAGACGCTGTATCAAACAAAGCAGTCGGCATCAGAACGATTGATCCCAACAATCGATGGCAATCATATTTTCTCGCATTCGATTGGATGGCGCTTGAAGTCCGCAGCGATACATCTGTTGCGAAATATCAATATCCTTTTCTCGACCCCAAATATAAATGGATCGTCGACATTCAAAATATTGGTAAGATCTTTGCCAATATTGCAGGAACCTTGAATGTTCAAGTTCAACAGGTCGTGCCGACTGATTTCAAACTATATCAAAACTTTCCGAATCCATTCAATCCGACAACAACGATTGATTATCAAATCCCTTCAACTCAATTTGTCACTATTGCGATTTATGACATCCTCGGGAAAGAAGTCAATTTGGTCTTGAAGAAGGAACAAATGGCAGGCAGATATTCCATTCAATGGAATGCAGGAAATGCACCAAGCGGGGTATATTTTTACCGTCTCACTGCCGGAAATTTCTCGGAAACCAAAAGACTCCTTTTGCTTAAATAA
- a CDS encoding YncE family protein: MKKLLIIFLLTALSLFSCNENKSIIGTTNPVGSVDKIYGVGFHTKIGVGWEISSASISQFGIYRHFTPLFSFESGVRIGTVLTSSLGGMIDTGLVNGTTYYYTVVPEQKQSDGTFIKGAGSKTIALIPKNLSTVPTDQIVYSQHIQPIFTSGCAIHGCHGGSEHATLLKSLHGGSEFSLTNWNSVMEGTEEIPQIVPYRASRSHIIQHLNMDTLISPIASPSMPQGFSFPTELRDLLIRWINNGAKNDNGTVAHSSMPIRGWAYVTNQGEDLTAVIDLDKNKISRFVTSGVENTAAAPPQAPHNVFVDWQNQYYYVNLIGGSKLLKFRISDNAKVGELTTGLSSPAQIALSKNSDTAYVSNFENAKTNITLVNTATMTKLAEIGSSAMLKPHGISITPNFKYVLVANSLSDNVTVIQTSDNAIVKTIPMSGSVPVLPIGYQYQYEPYQSTITPDNNYAYITCRKSGEVRVIDLVQLKVIDSIKVGTFPLIPAITPNGEYVFVANRNSNSVSAIKTSTRTVEYTVPNVGVEPHGIAVSKDGNFVYVSCENLGVSEPPHHATTGGKKPSFLKVISVAQRAVTASLELGNFGSGMAVTH; this comes from the coding sequence ATGAAGAAGCTCTTGATTATATTTTTACTCACAGCATTATCTCTCTTTAGCTGCAATGAAAACAAATCGATTATCGGTACGACCAATCCGGTTGGGAGCGTTGATAAGATTTACGGTGTGGGTTTTCACACAAAAATTGGCGTAGGATGGGAAATCAGTTCTGCATCGATATCTCAATTTGGAATCTATCGCCATTTTACTCCGTTGTTTTCATTTGAAAGTGGAGTAAGAATTGGGACTGTGTTAACATCTTCCCTTGGCGGAATGATTGATACAGGTTTGGTCAACGGAACGACATATTATTATACTGTTGTGCCCGAACAAAAACAAAGTGACGGAACATTCATTAAAGGAGCGGGCTCAAAAACAATAGCTCTTATCCCAAAAAATCTATCCACTGTACCGACCGATCAGATTGTTTATTCTCAACATATACAGCCAATATTTACAAGCGGTTGTGCTATTCATGGATGCCACGGAGGGAGTGAACATGCAACATTATTGAAATCTCTTCACGGAGGATCGGAATTTTCGTTAACCAACTGGAACAGTGTGATGGAAGGAACAGAAGAGATTCCGCAGATTGTTCCATATCGTGCTTCAAGAAGTCATATCATACAGCATCTGAATATGGATACATTAATTTCGCCGATCGCTTCACCTTCCATGCCGCAAGGATTTTCCTTTCCCACAGAACTACGCGATCTTCTCATCCGATGGATCAACAATGGCGCGAAGAATGATAATGGGACTGTTGCACATTCTTCCATGCCAATTCGAGGATGGGCGTACGTCACCAATCAAGGCGAAGATTTGACGGCAGTGATTGATTTGGATAAAAATAAGATCTCCCGATTTGTTACTTCCGGAGTTGAAAATACCGCCGCCGCACCACCGCAGGCGCCGCATAATGTTTTTGTTGATTGGCAAAATCAATATTATTATGTCAATCTCATCGGGGGGAGTAAATTGCTGAAGTTTCGAATTTCAGATAATGCGAAAGTGGGTGAATTAACAACCGGATTAAGTTCGCCGGCACAAATTGCGTTGTCTAAAAATAGCGATACGGCTTATGTTTCCAATTTTGAAAACGCAAAAACGAACATCACACTTGTCAACACTGCGACTATGACAAAACTTGCAGAGATCGGAAGTTCTGCAATGTTGAAGCCTCATGGTATTTCCATAACTCCAAATTTCAAGTATGTATTAGTAGCAAACTCACTGTCGGATAATGTTACTGTGATACAGACATCGGACAATGCTATCGTTAAGACAATCCCAATGTCCGGCAGTGTACCGGTATTGCCTATCGGATATCAATATCAATATGAACCATATCAATCCACTATTACTCCTGATAATAATTATGCATATATCACGTGCAGAAAGTCGGGAGAGGTGCGCGTGATTGATCTTGTGCAATTAAAAGTTATTGATTCAATCAAAGTAGGAACATTTCCATTAATCCCTGCGATTACGCCAAATGGTGAGTATGTTTTTGTTGCGAATAGAAATTCAAATTCGGTTTCGGCGATTAAAACATCCACTCGAACGGTGGAATACACTGTTCCAAATGTCGGCGTTGAGCCGCACGGAATAGCAGTTTCGAAAGATGGAAATTTTGTTTATGTCTCCTGTGAAAATTTAGGAGTCAGCGAACCGCCTCACCATGCTACAACGGGAGGGAAGAAGCCTTCGTTCCTCAAAGTAATTAGCGTAGCTCAGCGTGCGGTGACTGCATCGTTAGAGTTGGGAAATTTTGGCTCCGGAATGGCAGTGACTCATTAG
- the thyX gene encoding FAD-dependent thymidylate synthase, translating to MEQAEKLSRPIVQPLDDILGTPFKVLDDGFIRVVDYMGSDESIVQAARVSYGKGTKKVSEDRGLIRYLLRHQHTTPFEMCEIKLHVRVPMDCWRQWIRHRTANVNEYSTRYSLAIDASQRAGDEMWRMQSKDNKQGSEGFFDLETGKKLSAQELQLQNMARSVYEERVNSGMAREQARKDLPLSTYTEAYWKVDLHNLLHFLWLRMDSHAQYEIRAYANTIGNEIVKRWVPMAWEAFQDYKVQASSLSHIEIEIIKALNSQGKEAAMNVARGFGLLPPAGQEIKSNRERGDIEAKLEMLGISIPWK from the coding sequence ATGGAACAAGCCGAAAAACTTAGCAGACCAATCGTTCAACCGCTCGATGACATATTAGGGACACCCTTTAAAGTGCTGGATGACGGGTTCATTCGTGTGGTGGATTATATGGGAAGCGATGAATCAATTGTGCAGGCAGCACGCGTTTCGTACGGAAAAGGGACGAAAAAAGTGAGTGAAGACCGGGGATTGATCCGATACCTGCTCCGCCACCAGCATACAACACCGTTTGAAATGTGTGAGATAAAATTGCATGTGCGTGTTCCAATGGACTGCTGGCGCCAGTGGATTCGTCATCGTACGGCGAACGTGAATGAGTATTCTACTCGTTATTCGCTGGCAATCGATGCTTCGCAACGGGCCGGTGATGAGATGTGGAGAATGCAGTCCAAAGACAATAAACAGGGGAGCGAAGGTTTTTTTGATCTGGAGACGGGGAAAAAATTATCAGCACAGGAACTTCAATTGCAGAACATGGCTCGCTCCGTCTATGAAGAGCGAGTGAATTCCGGAATGGCGCGCGAGCAGGCAAGAAAAGATCTTCCGCTTTCTACCTACACTGAAGCATATTGGAAAGTAGATTTACATAATCTTCTCCATTTTCTCTGGTTGCGAATGGATTCCCATGCACAGTATGAGATTCGCGCTTATGCAAACACGATCGGCAACGAAATTGTGAAACGTTGGGTGCCGATGGCGTGGGAAGCATTTCAAGATTATAAAGTGCAGGCGTCCTCGCTCTCGCATATAGAGATCGAGATTATCAAGGCCTTAAATTCTCAAGGGAAAGAAGCAGCAATGAATGTTGCAAGAGGATTTGGATTACTTCCTCCCGCCGGTCAAGAAATAAAAAGTAATCGGGAGCGGGGAGATATTGAAGCGAAATTGGAAATGCTGGGGATTAGTATTCCCTGGAAATAA
- a CDS encoding dihydrofolate reductase, translating into MKIILIAALNTHRVIGKDGKIPWRIPEDQQRFKRLTSYHTVLMGRKTFDSIGKPLPNRKNIVISRHNIPAVEIVTYSSLETALSNQTTQEKIFVIGGGEIFRQTIDRADELMLTQVENEETGDTFFPPYEHLIGTVFTLVSEEKEEGYQFRNYIKLRN; encoded by the coding sequence ATGAAAATCATTCTGATTGCGGCGCTGAATACACACCGTGTCATCGGTAAGGATGGGAAGATTCCGTGGCGAATCCCTGAAGATCAGCAACGATTCAAACGTCTCACATCCTATCACACGGTTTTGATGGGAAGGAAAACGTTTGACTCAATTGGTAAACCTCTCCCTAATAGAAAAAATATAGTCATCTCTCGGCACAATATTCCTGCTGTTGAGATAGTGACATACTCCTCTCTGGAAACAGCTCTTTCGAATCAAACTACTCAAGAAAAAATTTTCGTTATCGGCGGGGGAGAGATCTTTCGTCAAACGATTGATCGTGCTGATGAATTGATGTTAACCCAGGTAGAAAATGAAGAAACGGGAGATACATTCTTCCCGCCGTATGAACATCTTATCGGAACCGTATTCACTCTTGTTTCCGAAGAAAAAGAGGAAGGATATCAATTCCGGAATTATATCAAACTCCGGAATTGA
- a CDS encoding two-component regulator propeller domain-containing protein, protein MKRTAYFIILQIISVILVQAQDKNYELPSFDTYVITNFTADNGLPQNTVDLVKQTANGYLWIGTYAGLARYDGVKFVHFNKSITPAFKINHVAVMYEDTFGTSWFGTNGGGIVRFTKHSFSALDAFESGGKEYIKTILPAEGNNIIVGTERGGIHRINIDVDGNISGIEPFLEQQLPKNILFRTMVHPKQKPMYLATDVGLILVEGNNVQTLTTSNGLPNNSITALAEDHDGALWIGTSNGLAKMAEGKIQSFTTADGLTNNAIRTLFVDIDNTVWIGTDGGGLNRFLRTHDKKQFDALTFEDGLVNNFIRTIYQDNEQNIWIGTRNGLSQLHIRKFELYGKKFGLSDTYVRTVFEDSHKRIWVGTNGSGLNCLEGKTVKILNEKELPNKFIRALYEDKNGALWIGTDGGGVIRYDENKKPGQQFTRYNSDNGLTENYIRAFQEGFDNDLYVATYGGGISRIKGDSIIPLTTKQGLANDNILAMVKSGKDEIWVGTNGGGINRITPKGIGTYTVKDGLSNNFILSMFIDKSGALWVGTNGGGINRFADGTFQTFTTKNGLREDVTLMIIEDDKGYMWIGGNQGIARIPKSEFQKIAEGTLKKFSRIDFGRSDGLQNAEISGVSSPSIIKSSDGKIWFTTVGGLAMVDTARIVDRYNKFPLHVEEVRINDQTFYPDSTLVIEPGYSSVEFHYTALSYVSPERIRFRYTLEGFDANWNDAGTRRTAYYTNIPPGEYTFRVSSSIDGGTWSEEEATAEIVFEPFFRQTMYFGLLVGVGLVLLGAGLYAVRTANISRHAKHLKTVVDDRTKELVNTKEKIEQHLRDVESARDELSQINTRLDKANKEKSDLLSILSHDFKNKVVNLNQFANAINDNQNDQLVVQEHAQLMEQTTQYMLKLIEDTLSSSALEKGELVFTKSRIDIVQLTELVVLKNRIQMQQKSQIIDFSTTAEKCVVSGSERWLNEAIDNLVNNAGKFSDANTTISVSVEVYEMTALIKIRDQGPGLTEEDKKQLFQQFKRLSAQPTGGEISTGLGLAIVKKIVEMHNGKVWAESTTGSGSTFVIELPVYRQL, encoded by the coding sequence ATGAAAAGAACAGCATATTTTATCATTCTACAGATCATTTCCGTTATTCTTGTCCAAGCACAAGACAAGAATTATGAACTCCCCTCCTTTGATACGTATGTGATAACCAATTTCACGGCGGACAATGGGCTTCCTCAAAATACGGTCGATCTGGTCAAGCAGACAGCCAATGGATATTTATGGATCGGTACCTATGCCGGTCTTGCAAGATACGATGGAGTAAAGTTCGTTCACTTTAATAAATCCATCACTCCCGCATTTAAGATTAATCACGTTGCCGTAATGTACGAAGATACATTCGGAACTTCATGGTTTGGTACCAATGGCGGTGGTATCGTCCGGTTTACAAAACATTCCTTCAGTGCCCTCGATGCGTTTGAATCCGGAGGAAAAGAATATATTAAAACTATTCTCCCCGCCGAAGGGAATAACATCATTGTTGGAACAGAGCGCGGAGGCATTCATCGCATCAACATTGATGTTGACGGAAATATTTCCGGGATTGAACCATTCCTGGAGCAGCAACTGCCGAAAAATATACTTTTCCGTACAATGGTTCATCCGAAACAAAAACCAATGTATCTGGCAACAGATGTTGGCCTTATTCTCGTTGAAGGAAACAACGTTCAAACTTTGACGACATCCAACGGACTCCCAAATAATTCAATCACCGCTCTCGCGGAAGATCACGATGGAGCATTGTGGATTGGCACTTCAAATGGCCTTGCAAAAATGGCAGAGGGCAAAATACAATCATTCACTACTGCAGATGGTCTCACAAACAATGCCATTCGGACATTGTTCGTCGATATCGATAACACAGTCTGGATCGGGACGGACGGAGGAGGATTAAACAGATTTCTCCGCACACACGACAAAAAACAATTCGATGCATTGACTTTTGAAGATGGATTGGTAAACAATTTCATCCGGACAATTTATCAGGACAATGAACAAAACATTTGGATCGGCACCCGAAACGGCCTTAGTCAATTACACATCAGAAAATTTGAACTGTATGGAAAAAAATTCGGTCTTTCGGACACCTATGTCCGCACCGTTTTTGAAGATTCACATAAACGAATCTGGGTCGGTACTAACGGAAGCGGCTTGAACTGCCTAGAGGGCAAGACTGTAAAAATCTTGAATGAAAAAGAACTTCCCAACAAATTTATTCGTGCATTATATGAAGATAAAAATGGAGCGCTATGGATCGGAACAGATGGTGGCGGCGTCATACGATACGATGAAAATAAGAAACCCGGCCAGCAATTTACACGATATAATAGTGACAATGGATTAACCGAAAATTACATTCGAGCCTTTCAGGAAGGTTTTGACAATGATCTCTACGTTGCAACATATGGTGGAGGCATTTCAAGGATCAAAGGAGATTCCATTATTCCACTCACTACGAAACAAGGATTGGCAAACGATAATATCCTTGCCATGGTTAAATCCGGTAAGGATGAAATCTGGGTCGGTACGAACGGCGGCGGCATCAACAGAATCACTCCAAAAGGAATCGGAACGTATACCGTAAAGGACGGCCTTTCGAATAATTTTATTCTTTCGATGTTTATCGATAAATCGGGAGCATTGTGGGTTGGAACCAACGGCGGCGGCATCAACAGATTTGCCGATGGAACATTCCAAACATTTACCACGAAGAACGGTTTGCGCGAAGATGTTACGTTAATGATTATTGAAGATGATAAAGGGTATATGTGGATCGGCGGCAACCAAGGCATTGCACGAATTCCGAAATCTGAATTCCAAAAAATAGCCGAAGGAACATTAAAAAAATTCTCGAGAATTGATTTCGGACGTTCGGACGGATTGCAAAATGCTGAGATCAGCGGCGTTTCTAGTCCGAGTATCATCAAATCATCCGACGGAAAGATATGGTTTACAACCGTTGGCGGACTTGCCATGGTTGATACGGCAAGAATTGTTGATCGCTACAATAAATTTCCGTTGCATGTTGAGGAAGTGCGAATCAACGATCAAACGTTTTACCCGGATTCCACTCTTGTTATAGAGCCGGGATATTCTTCCGTGGAATTTCATTATACCGCACTAAGTTATGTGTCGCCGGAACGGATTCGATTTCGCTATACATTAGAAGGATTTGACGCAAACTGGAATGACGCCGGTACGCGAAGAACAGCGTACTATACCAATATTCCTCCTGGAGAATATACCTTCCGAGTGAGTTCTTCAATAGATGGTGGAACGTGGAGTGAAGAAGAAGCTACTGCAGAAATTGTATTTGAACCGTTCTTTCGGCAGACAATGTATTTTGGTTTGCTCGTCGGTGTCGGATTAGTGTTGCTTGGTGCAGGATTATATGCAGTTCGTACGGCAAATATTAGCCGTCATGCAAAGCACCTTAAGACGGTAGTCGATGATCGGACAAAAGAACTTGTCAACACAAAAGAGAAAATAGAACAACATCTTCGGGATGTGGAATCTGCAAGAGATGAGTTATCGCAGATCAACACTCGACTGGACAAGGCGAACAAGGAAAAATCCGATCTTCTGAGTATCCTGTCACACGATTTCAAAAATAAAGTTGTCAATCTCAATCAATTCGCTAACGCCATCAACGACAATCAAAACGATCAATTGGTTGTCCAAGAACACGCACAGTTAATGGAACAAACAACGCAATATATGCTAAAGTTGATTGAAGATACATTAAGTTCGTCGGCATTAGAAAAAGGGGAACTGGTATTCACGAAGTCTAGGATTGATATCGTACAATTGACCGAACTCGTTGTATTGAAAAACCGAATCCAAATGCAACAGAAATCACAAATCATCGATTTTTCAACGACAGCAGAGAAATGTGTTGTCAGCGGAAGCGAACGCTGGTTGAACGAGGCGATCGACAATCTTGTGAATAATGCAGGAAAGTTTTCAGATGCAAACACGACTATCTCCGTCTCGGTAGAGGTGTACGAAATGACGGCATTGATTAAGATCCGGGATCAAGGACCGGGATTGACTGAAGAGGATAAGAAACAATTGTTCCAACAATTCAAGCGTCTTTCCGCTCAACCTACCGGCGGTGAAATTTCTACCGGACTTGGACTTGCGATCGTTAAAAAAATTGTTGAAATGCATAACGGAAAAGTGTGGGCGGAAAGTACAACGGGAAGCGGCTCAACGTTTGTGATCGAATTGCCAGTATATCGCCAGCTCTAA
- a CDS encoding energy transducer TonB, protein MKTIVLLLSILSVFGFSLQNINSVQPKPIYKHIPQYPENARKLRVEAEVALNVLIGKDGNVKETDLLQAIIFYPGESVSIESLSDLNNIPSTHRQTAAKLLELAHQSAQQWKFTPAMINGKPDESVIVIPFTFKLTSTNQEKNIQKKK, encoded by the coding sequence ATGAAAACAATAGTGTTACTATTATCAATATTATCGGTATTTGGTTTTTCTTTGCAGAATATCAATTCTGTCCAACCAAAACCGATATATAAACATATACCTCAATATCCTGAGAATGCGCGAAAGCTGAGAGTTGAAGCGGAGGTTGCATTAAATGTTTTAATTGGAAAGGATGGGAATGTGAAGGAGACCGATTTGCTTCAAGCAATTATTTTTTATCCCGGGGAAAGTGTCAGCATCGAATCCCTCTCGGATTTGAACAATATCCCATCGACTCATCGCCAGACGGCAGCAAAATTGTTGGAACTAGCACATCAATCGGCGCAGCAATGGAAATTTACACCGGCAATGATTAACGGTAAGCCCGATGAATCGGTCATTGTCATTCCATTCACATTTAAACTCACCAGCACAAATCAAGAAAAAAACATCCAGAAGAAAAAGTGA